In Ureibacillus thermophilus, the genomic stretch TCCATTAACTGTACCAGCAACTGTAAACATTGATGAAGAGAAAGCTCTTAAATGGTTGGCAAATGGTGCAAAACCATCTGATACAGTTCGCAACTTGTTCTCACAACAAGGCATTATGGAAAAATTCCACAATTTAAAATTCAATAAAAACGCTTAATTCACATTTTTGGAGGTGTCCGCATGCAACAGCTGATTGAAACAATCGTAAAACCACTTGTTGACTATCCAGAAGACGTGCGCGTTGAAAAAGATGAAAACGCGAACCGTATTGTTTATAAGCTTTTTGTGAATCCTTTAGATCGAGGAAAAGTGATAGGGAAACACGGTCGTGTTGCGAAAGCAATTCGGACTATTGTTTATTCAGCAAGCGGTCACCACAAGAAAAAAACATACGTCGATATTTTAGATTAATGTAAAAAGGGGCTATTTCGGCCCCTTTTTATTCGTATTGCAGGTTGATATTCTGCTTCAAAGAAAAGGATGCGTCCCTGTTTCCAACTCCAATATCCAACAAATTGATAAGAATCAATAAATGAATATCACTAGGAACATCAAAATAAATAATGTACGATTATGAAAGAAGAAACAGTAGAAAAACTTCATTTATAAAGAAGAGGTGTTTGTTGAATGGAATGGTTAAATGTGGGCCGCATTGTTAACACCCATGGCATTCGGGGAGAGGTTAGAGTTCTCTCTTCCACTGATTTTGAAGAGATTCGATTTAAAAAAGGATCCAAACTGGCCATTTTTAAAAATGACCGTTCAGAACCGATATGGGTGATTGTTGAAAATGCCAGAAGACATAAAAACTTTATTTTATTGACTTTTGAAGGTTATGATAACATCAATCAAGTGGAGCCATTTAAAAACAGCCTATTAAAAATATCAAAAGACCAATTAAACGAAGATGAATTGGAAGAAAATGAATACTATTATTTTGAAATCATTGGCTGCCAAGTTTATTCAGAGGAAGGCGAACATCTAGGTGAAATCAGCAATATTTTGGAAACAGGTGCCAATGATGTTTGGGAAATGAAAGATCAAAAAGGAAAAAAATACTATATTCCATACATTGAAGATGTCGTAAAAGAGATTGATGTGGACAATAAACGGATTACCATTCATGTGATGGAAGGATTATTATCATGAAAATACATGTGCTTACATTATTCCCGGAAATGTTTCCAGGGGTGTTTGGTTCATCTATTTTAAAAAAAGCCCAAGAAAAAGGACTTGTGGAAATTCATGTTTCCAATATCCGAGATTTTAGCGACAATAAACATAAACAAGTAGACGATTATCCTTATGGCGGGGGAGCGGGCATGGTATTGAAGCCGGAGCCGGTGTTTCGTGCGGTTGAGGAGATTACCCAAGGTAAGAATCCCCGAATCATCCTGATGTGTCCACAAGGTGAAAGGTTTACTCAGAAGAAAGCGGAAGAGCTGGCGCAAGAAGAGGAACTGGTATTGATTTGTGGGCATTATGAAGGATACGATGAGCGCATACGGGAGTATTTAGTGACCGATGAAATCTCGATTGGGGATTTTGTGCTCACAGGCGGTGAAATACCGGCAATGGCGGTCATTGATGCGGTCGTACGTTTAATTCCAGGCGTATTGGGACAAGAAGCTTCCCATATTCATGATTCCTTTTCCACAGGGCTATTGGAGCATCCTCATTACACAAGACCCCAAGACTTTAGAGGAATGAAAGTGCCGGACGTGCTTCTCTCTGGAAACCATCAAAAAATTGAAGAATGGCGAATGGAACAGTCGCTGAAGCGCACTTTTGAGCGGAGACCTGATTTATTGGAGCAAATGGAATTGACGCCAAAACAAAAGGCGTATATCGAAACATTAAAAAGAAAAAGTACAGAAAGATGAATATTTTAAAAGCTGGATTAATATGAATAAACATCCCTTTTAGTAGATTGTTTGTCTCTTCGGATTTCGCTTGCATATTGACTTGAATTATGTTATTATTCACTTTGTGCTTCTATGGGAAGCGTTAATTACGATGTTCCGCTGTAGTGGCAATACTATATGAACATTCGATATAAGGGGAGAAAAAAGATGTCAAATATTATTGCTGAAATTACAAAAGAACAACTTCGCACAGACCTTCCTGAATTCCGTCCTGGTGATACAGTTCGCGTACACGTGAAAATTCTAGAAGGTAACCGCGAACGTATCCAAGCATTCGAAGGCGTTGTCATCAAACGTCGTGGCGGCGGAATCAGCGAAACATTTACTGTACGTAAAGTTTCTTACGGTGTAGGTGTTGAACGTACATTCCCTCTACACTCACCAAAAATTGCGAAATTAGAAGTTGTTCGTCGTGGTAAAGTACGTCGTGCAAAACTTTACTATCTACGCAATTTACGCGGAAAAGCAGCACGTATCAAAGAAATTCTATAATTTTTCTACTAAGGGGGCTTTGTTTCAAAAAGCCTCCTTTCTTTTGCTTGTCATGAAGTATAAAAATGGAATAGAATGTAGATAGCAGGTTTGGAGGGGACGCTCTCGTGGAAAAAGGCAAAAAAGAAAAAAGTGAGATTTGGGAATGGACGAAGGCGTTAATTATCGCTCTTCTCATTGCTGTCGTTATACGATATTTTTTATTTACTCCCATCGTAGTTGATGGAGATTCTATGATGCCGACTTTAAAAGATGGGGATAAGATGATTGTCAATAAAATCGGTTATCGTTTAGGAGAACCAAAGAGATTTGATATCGTTGTGTTCCATGCTCCGGAAGGAAAAGACTATATTAAACGAGTTATCGGTCTTCCAGGGGAGCATATTGAATATAAAGATGATCAGCTCTATGTCAATGGTGAACCGATTGATGAACCTTATTTGGATGAATATAAGTCCCAACTTTCAGAAGGCCAATTAACGCAAGATTTTACTCTTGAAGATATCGACCCGAATATGGATGTTATTCCAGAAGGGTATGTGTTTGTCATGGGAGATAACCGACGCTACAGCAAAGATAGCCGACATATAGGTGTTGTCAGCATCGATAAAATCGTTGGTAAAACCAATGTTGTCTTTTGGCCTTTAAGTGAAGTAAAAATTGTGAAATAAAAGAGCGGAGTAGCTGTTCAACTCCTTTTCTTTTTTTGGCGAAAGGAGGAACTCAAGTGACAATTCAATGGTTTCCGGGACACATGGCGAAAGCAAAGCGGGAAGTTCAGGAAAAGTTAAAACTGGTGGATATTGTTTTTGAACTTGTGGATGCCCGCCTGCCGCTATCTTCAAGAAATCCGATGATTGATGAAGTGATTCAGCAAAAACCAAGGTTGATTTTATTAAATAAAGCGGATATGGCAGACGAATCCGAAACGAAAAAATGGATTGAATATTTTTCAAATAAAGGGTTTAAAGCGGTTGCCGTCAATTCCTTCCAAGGAAAAGGGCTGCAACAAGTAACGAAAGCTGCCCAAGAGATTTTAGCGGACAAGTGGGCGCGCATGAGAGCAAAAGGCATGAAAAACCGCGCCATCCGTGCAATGATTGTGGGAATACCGAACGTAGGAAAGTCCACATTAATCAATCGATTGGCTAAAAGAAACGTAGCCAAAACAGGAAATACTCCTGGTGTGACGAAAGCTCAGCAATGGGTGAAGGTCGGAAAAGAGCTGGAACTTTTGGACACGCCAGGGATTTTATGGCCGAAATTCGAAGATCCAGAAGTGGGATTGAAGCTTGCGCTGACGGGAGCAATTAAAGATGCCATTATCAATATGGAAGATTTGGCCGTCTACGCATTGAACTTTTTGTCCACCCATTACCCAGAACAAATGCGGGAGCGTTATGGAATCGACTCGGTAGATGAGGAAATCGTGAAAACTTTTGACCATATTGGAAGATTGCGCAATGTGTTAGGCGCAGGCGGTGAAATTGATTATGACCGTGTATCGGAGTTGATTGTCCGAGACATTCGCAATTTAGAATTAGGAAAGCTGACCTTTGATTTTGTGGAAGAAGAATTAGAAAAAGAAACGGTTGAAAATTAATGGAAAAACCATCCGTCAAGTTTGAAATAAGAAACTTGATGGATGGTTTTTTATTATGCAGGCATTTCGGTTGGAGTTGGAGTGGAGTAGCCTTCTTGATATTTTTCGTCGATATATGTCCTAATTTCTTGAATGGATTTCCCATCTTTGGCTAGTTTTGCTGATTCAACGGCAATCTCCAAGCAAACTTGGCAGCGGGTTCCGTGGTCATCCCAAAGCACTTCATCTTCCCGAATTTCTGCGATGAAGCAATTTAAACTGCTTCTGTGGCCTGCTGATTCCCCACATCCGCAATAGCAAGGAATCCACTCTAATACATCAGCATATTCTAAAGCGATTTTATATACAGCTGACACTGTTTCATGTTTTTCCTTTAAAAAAGCAGGCAATTCCTCCTTAGCAGTAAGTTCCTGCAAATCTCCGGACAACGGATTGTGCTGCGTATGGCTTTCTTCATGATGTTCCATTGGACTTTTCTTTTCATGTTGTGCTGATTCCTCATTGCAGGCAATTAGCAGGATTAAAAGTATCAATACAATGTACAGTTTATTCATTTTTTTTTCCTCCATGACCTATTCTATTCCCCATCATTATAAAATAAATTGATGGGCCAGTACAACAGGGGTAGAATAACTCTATAGTCTTATAAGCTATGGAATGAAACCGATATAAAATAAAAATAGGAGAAAGAATGAGTTTTATATGAAAACAATAAAAGAAATTGTAGAAGCGTTAAAAAACGCGAAAACCTATGAACCATGGATGCAGGAACTAGAAAAGGACGAACGGGCAAGCGTACAAAAAGCTTTTTTGCAATTTCAAAAACGGATGGAAAAACAAAAAAAATTACATGAACAATTCCGGCAAAAACAATCTTTTGACGAAAGTTTCCTTCCCTTTGAAGGCGCTTATTTAGCGGGAGTGGATGAAGCGGGAAGAGGGCCTTTAGCCGGACCGGTCGTGACTTGCGCTGTCATTTTGCCTAAAGATTGCCCGGAGTTGGTTGGAGTTAACGATTCAAAACAACTTTCCAAAAAGAAACGGGCGGAATTTGCAGAGATTATAAAAAAACACGCCATCGATTATTACATTCATTTTCAAAGTGCGGAAGTCATTGATGAAATCAATATTTTAGAAGCGACAAAACAATCGATGAAAACATGCGTAGAAAATTTAAAAATTCGTCCGGATTTTGTCATTGCGGATGCCGTCTCAATTCCAATAGATATACAACAAGAAGCGATAGTAAAGGGCGATGCGAAAAGCCTTGCCATTGGCGCGGCATCCATATTAGCGAAACATGAACGGGATTTATATATGGAAGAACTACATAAACAATATCCTCAATACGGATTCGACAAAAACGCCGGATACGGCACAAAGGAACATTTGGAAGCCATTGAACGGTTTGGACCGACTGTTCATCATCGGAAAACCTTTGAACCAATTAAATCCATGCTAGAGGAGAAGGTGAAGCTATGACCATTCCTTCCTTTCAACCGATTCAAAATCAGCAGATGAACGTTCAAAAAAGCCCTTTAGTATTAAAACAAGGGCAAGTTTTTTATGGCAGTGTAAAACAATTATATCCAAATCAAACAGCCGAAATTCAAATAGGCGGGCATCGGCTTGTGGCAAAGCTAGAAACGCCTTTAAAGGTGGGAGATGCGCATTTTTTTCAAGTGACAAGCACAAATCCTGAAGCGCAATTGAAAGTGGTTTCTGGGCCTATTGTGAAGGATTCTTTGAATGTGCAGCAATTGATGGAATCTTTAAATTTGCCAAAGAGCCAAGAGATGCAGCAATTGTTGTCCCATTTTCTTAAAAATCAACTGCCGATTGCAAAGGAGCAATTGCTGCAAGCAGAGAGCTGGTTAAAAAATTTGCCGGAGGGCGTATTAAAGCAGGAAGCGCTGCAAGCATTGCAAAAATTGGTGGATTTAAAAATCCCATTTACAGAAGAAGGGTTTAAAGCGCTCCTTTTTGGTTCTAAAACAAATGGCATCACAAAAAATCTCGAGCAATTTGTTAAGTTGCTTGAACAAAATAGCCAAATATCCCCGCAAGTAAAAGCCAATCTATTCAATGCCATAGAGTCCATTGCCAAACCTTTTCAAACTGAAAAAGCTGGGATGATGATTGCTCGTTCTATAAACATTCTTTTGCAAAGTGAACAAGGAGCAAATTCAAAAGACGCGTTGAATCTTTTAATTCAAGGTTCAGCGTTGAAAAACGAAGGATTGAATGAAGCAAAGCTTGCATCCAGCGAACTACCTGCAAACCAAGCTTCTAAAGAGGCTAAAATTTTAACAAATGGGCCGACGCCTAGAAACGAGACATTGAACGCCTTCAAAGAAGCGAAACTATTGGCCAAAGATTCTGCAGTAAAAACGGCAGCGTTAAATATTTTAAAAGAAGCAGCCATATTGCCGAAGGAAGCTAACTTAGAAAATTGGTTGAATTTGCTCAAAGTTTCTTCCCGCAACGAAACGGCAGGAAGCTTTATTTCCCAACTGCAATTTAACTCCAACCCGTCAATGGCTCAAAAGATTCAACAAATTACACAGTTTATTGAAAATGAACCAAACTTATCGGCACAGCAAAAAAATGCCATCCACCAACTGGTCAAATCTTTTGAAGGATCTAATCATAGCGAGCAATTAGTGAAACAGCTTCATACAGAACTTTTAAAAGCTTATTCAGAACAAACACTTAATGGAATATTCACAAAAGAACAAGGTATTTCCCCAAAGGTTCAACTTTTGTCGCTTTTAAAACACGAATTGGCTGAAAATCCCGAAATCGCATTAAAAAATATAGCCAAAATTTTTGAAAATTCGAACGAACAGGCAACAAAGGCGATGCTCGCAGAATCGGAAGCAACGCTGCTTTCCAAATTAAACGGCCAAGGGATGGAAAAAGCCATTCATACGATTTTAAAAAACCTTGGATTGAGCTTTGAAGCGGCATTGAACAAAAATGCAGATATCGAAACAATGATGCAGTCTTTAAAGCCTCAATTGTTGTTGCTCGTGCAGGATGAACATTCACCGGCGGAATTAAAAAATGCGGCAGAAATCCTTCTTGCACGCTTAAATGGCATGCAGCTTTTATCCGGAGAAGCAGGACATCAGCATCAAATCATCATGCAAATTCCATTGCACTTTTTAGGAAAACAGGTGGATGCGACGGTTCAATGGAATGGCAGAATGAATAAAGATGGTAAAATTGATTCCGATTTTGCTCGAATTCTATTCTATTTAAATCTGGAGGCTTTAAAAGAAACGGTCATTGATATGCAAGTGCAAAATCGAATTGTGACGATTTATGTATACAATGAACAAAAAGGGTTGGAAGTATTTGCAGAGCCATTGAAAAAAACATTAAAAGCCGGCTTGGAAGAAAGAAATTATCATCTATCTGGCGTAATGTTTAAACCTTTCGCGAAAAAGGAAAGTCTATCAAAAACAATGGAAAAAGGCAATGATTGTAAGACGCCTCATAAGGGGGTAGATATTCGCATATGAAAGAAAAACGAAAGGAAGCGATTGCCCTTTTATATAATCCTGAAGACACAAGTCCAAGAGTAGTGGCAAAAGGGAAAGGGAAAATTGCGGAAAATATTCTTCAAAAAGCGGAGGAGCATCATGTTCCAATCTATGAAGATCCAAATCTTGTAGAACTATTGGGACAACTAGATTTAAACGAATCCATCCCCCCCGATTTGTATGAAGCGGTGGCGGAAGTTTTCGCTTTTATTTATCGTTTAGACAGAAAAATTAGTTCAAATAGTTGACAAGATTATAGCGATATTGTAAAAGTAAAAGGGTATTATGTGCATAATGCAGAAAAAAATGTCTAAAACTAGTTTATTTTTACGAAAAACGAGAATATAGACATTTGATAAACATTTGATTAAAATAATAATAGTCAGAATTTTTTTCCGATTATTGGTGAATTGGAGGATGGCAAATGAATATCCATGAGTATCAGGGGAAGGAAATACTTAGAAACTATGGAGTGGCAGTTCCGAACGGCAGAGTCGCTTTTTCTCCAGAAGAGGCTGTAAAAGTGGCGAAGGAACTTAATTCAAATATTATTGTAGTAAAAGCGCAAATCCATGCAGGCGGACGAGGAAAAGCTGGCGGGGTAAAAGTGGCGAAAAATTTAGATGAGGTACGAGCATACGCAAAAGAATTGCTAGGAAAAAAATTAGTCACAAAACAAACAGGTCCTCAAGGAAAAGAAGTTAAACGCCTTTATATTGAAGAAGGCTGCGAAATAAAAAAAGAGTATTATTTAAGTTTCATATTAGACCGTTCCACTTCCCGAATTACTGTGATGGGTTCTTCTGAAGGCGGAATGGAAATTGAAGAAGTGGCGGAACAATCACCTGAGAAAATTTTCAAAGAAGTGATTGATCCGGTGACAGGTTTATTACCATTCCAAGCGAGAAGATTGGCGCTTAACATGGAAATTCCTACAAAATTACTAAATCAAGCTGTTAAACTTATGATTGGATTATATACAGCTTTTGTAGAAAAAGATGCTTCTATTCTTGAAATTAATCCACTTGTTTTGACAGAAGACGACAAAATTATGGCGCTAGATGCGAAATTTAATTTTGATGGCAACGCCCTTTATCGTCATCCTGATATTGTTGAACTACGTGATTTTGATGAAGAAGACCCGAAAGAAATTCAAGCATCCAAATATGATTTGAACTATATTTCCTTGGATGGAAATATTGGTTGCCTTGTAAACGGTGCAGGGCTTGCGATGGCTACCATGGACACAATCAGCTACTATGGGGGCTCTCCAGCCAACTTCTTGGATGTTGGAGGCGGTGCAAATACAGAAAAGGTGACGGAAGCATTTAAAATTATTCTTTCCGATCCAAATGTAAAAGGTATTTTCATCAATATCTTTGGGGGAATTATGAAATGTGATGTCATCGCAGAAGGTGTTGTTGCTGCAGCGAAAGAAGTAGGTCTAAACGTTCCGTTAGTTGTTCGCTTGGAAGGGACAAATTCCAAACTCGGAAAAGAAATATTAAATCAATCCGGTTTAAATATTATCGGTACAACTTCAATGGCTGAAGGCGCACAAAAAATCATTGAACTTGTAAAGTAAGAAAGGCTGGGGAGTAGAATGGCGATTTACGTAAATAAAGATACGAAAGTCATTGTTCAAGGAATTACCGGAGATACAGCTTTATTTCACACAAAACAAATGTTGGAATATGGTACGAAAATCGTAGCAGGTGTGACACCTGGTAAAGGTGGACAAATTATTGAAGGAGTACCTGTCTTTAATACGGTGGCTGAAGCAAAAGCAGCAACAGGCGCCAATGCTTCTGTTATTTTCGTTCCTGCACCATTTGCCGCCGATGCGATTATAGAAGCGGTGGAAGCAGAATTGGAATTTACATGTTGCATTACTGAACATATTCCAGTTTTAGACATGGTGAAAGTTAAGCGTTATATGGAAGGGAAGAAAACCCGCTTACTAGGGCCAAACTGTCCTGGACTCGTGACAGCTGAAGAATGCAAAATTGGAATTATGCCGGGATATATTTTGAAAAAAGGGCATGTAGGAATTGTATCCCGCTCCGGTACATTAACTTATGAAGCGGTACACCAATTAACGGAAGCAGGTATTGGGCAAACAACAGCGGTTGGTATCGGTGGTGACCCGGTAAATGGCACAAGTTTCGTAGATGTATTAAAAGAATTTAATGAAGATCCGGAAACGTATGCGGTTGTAATGATTGGAGAAATTGGCGGTACTGCGGAAGAAGAAGCGGCGGCTTGGATTAAAGAAAACATGAGAAAACCGGTTGTCGGATTCATCGCTGGTCAAACAGCCCCTCCTGGTAAACGAATGGGACATGCGGGAGCAATTATTTCCGGTGGGAAAGGTACAGCAAAAGAAAAAATTAAAGCGATGAATGATGCGGGAATTGAGGTTGCACCAACACCATCCGTCATCGGGGAAACATTAATTAAAGTTTTGAAAGAAAAAGGACTATACGAAAAATGTAAAACCCATTAAACTAAAAAGTGTAGCGCCATTGTGCGTTACACTTTTTCATTCCCTTTCTATATTTATGGCGGTCACAAATCATTTCTTGAAGGAGTGGTTCAGTGGACTCATTTTCGTTGAATGAGTTATTAGCCCTCCACTATGTTTACCCTCTACCATTAAACAAGCTGAAAAAACTATTAAATGAAATTTCTTCCCTCCAAGCTCTCATTGAATTATCTCCTGCAAAATTGCAAACCATTCTCCATCTTTCATCAGAAAATGCCAATCAGATTTTAATAAATTATAAGAGAATATTAAAAAATAATTTATATGATGCATATAATGATAAAGGAATCCATGTTATTCCATATACTGATTCCAATTACCCCCGTTCTTTATTCACCTTGATTGATCCGCCAGCGGTTCTTTATGCAAAAGGGGATCTTTCATTACTGAAAAAAAGAAAAATTGCTATTATCGGTTCCAGAATGGCAACAGACTATACAATAAAAGCCTTGGAGGCCATTATTCC encodes the following:
- the rpsP gene encoding 30S ribosomal protein S16, producing the protein MAVKIRLKRMGAKKSPFYRIVVADSRSPRDGRSIETVGYYNPLTVPATVNIDEEKALKWLANGAKPSDTVRNLFSQQGIMEKFHNLKFNKNA
- a CDS encoding KH domain-containing protein, whose amino-acid sequence is MQQLIETIVKPLVDYPEDVRVEKDENANRIVYKLFVNPLDRGKVIGKHGRVAKAIRTIVYSASGHHKKKTYVDILD
- the rimM gene encoding ribosome maturation factor RimM (Essential for efficient processing of 16S rRNA) encodes the protein MEWLNVGRIVNTHGIRGEVRVLSSTDFEEIRFKKGSKLAIFKNDRSEPIWVIVENARRHKNFILLTFEGYDNINQVEPFKNSLLKISKDQLNEDELEENEYYYFEIIGCQVYSEEGEHLGEISNILETGANDVWEMKDQKGKKYYIPYIEDVVKEIDVDNKRITIHVMEGLLS
- the trmD gene encoding tRNA (guanosine(37)-N1)-methyltransferase TrmD, producing MKIHVLTLFPEMFPGVFGSSILKKAQEKGLVEIHVSNIRDFSDNKHKQVDDYPYGGGAGMVLKPEPVFRAVEEITQGKNPRIILMCPQGERFTQKKAEELAQEEELVLICGHYEGYDERIREYLVTDEISIGDFVLTGGEIPAMAVIDAVVRLIPGVLGQEASHIHDSFSTGLLEHPHYTRPQDFRGMKVPDVLLSGNHQKIEEWRMEQSLKRTFERRPDLLEQMELTPKQKAYIETLKRKSTER
- the rplS gene encoding 50S ribosomal protein L19, whose protein sequence is MSNIIAEITKEQLRTDLPEFRPGDTVRVHVKILEGNRERIQAFEGVVIKRRGGGISETFTVRKVSYGVGVERTFPLHSPKIAKLEVVRRGKVRRAKLYYLRNLRGKAARIKEIL
- the lepB gene encoding signal peptidase I — protein: MEKGKKEKSEIWEWTKALIIALLIAVVIRYFLFTPIVVDGDSMMPTLKDGDKMIVNKIGYRLGEPKRFDIVVFHAPEGKDYIKRVIGLPGEHIEYKDDQLYVNGEPIDEPYLDEYKSQLSEGQLTQDFTLEDIDPNMDVIPEGYVFVMGDNRRYSKDSRHIGVVSIDKIVGKTNVVFWPLSEVKIVK
- the ylqF gene encoding ribosome biogenesis GTPase YlqF translates to MTIQWFPGHMAKAKREVQEKLKLVDIVFELVDARLPLSSRNPMIDEVIQQKPRLILLNKADMADESETKKWIEYFSNKGFKAVAVNSFQGKGLQQVTKAAQEILADKWARMRAKGMKNRAIRAMIVGIPNVGKSTLINRLAKRNVAKTGNTPGVTKAQQWVKVGKELELLDTPGILWPKFEDPEVGLKLALTGAIKDAIINMEDLAVYALNFLSTHYPEQMRERYGIDSVDEEIVKTFDHIGRLRNVLGAGGEIDYDRVSELIVRDIRNLELGKLTFDFVEEELEKETVEN
- a CDS encoding PCYCGC motif-containing (lipo)protein, which codes for MNKLYIVLILLILLIACNEESAQHEKKSPMEHHEESHTQHNPLSGDLQELTAKEELPAFLKEKHETVSAVYKIALEYADVLEWIPCYCGCGESAGHRSSLNCFIAEIREDEVLWDDHGTRCQVCLEIAVESAKLAKDGKSIQEIRTYIDEKYQEGYSTPTPTEMPA
- a CDS encoding ribonuclease HII, producing the protein MKTIKEIVEALKNAKTYEPWMQELEKDERASVQKAFLQFQKRMEKQKKLHEQFRQKQSFDESFLPFEGAYLAGVDEAGRGPLAGPVVTCAVILPKDCPELVGVNDSKQLSKKKRAEFAEIIKKHAIDYYIHFQSAEVIDEINILEATKQSMKTCVENLKIRPDFVIADAVSIPIDIQQEAIVKGDAKSLAIGAASILAKHERDLYMEELHKQYPQYGFDKNAGYGTKEHLEAIERFGPTVHHRKTFEPIKSMLEEKVKL
- a CDS encoding EscU/YscU/HrcU family type III secretion system export apparatus switch protein, with product MKEKRKEAIALLYNPEDTSPRVVAKGKGKIAENILQKAEEHHVPIYEDPNLVELLGQLDLNESIPPDLYEAVAEVFAFIYRLDRKISSNS
- the sucC gene encoding ADP-forming succinate--CoA ligase subunit beta, which gives rise to MNIHEYQGKEILRNYGVAVPNGRVAFSPEEAVKVAKELNSNIIVVKAQIHAGGRGKAGGVKVAKNLDEVRAYAKELLGKKLVTKQTGPQGKEVKRLYIEEGCEIKKEYYLSFILDRSTSRITVMGSSEGGMEIEEVAEQSPEKIFKEVIDPVTGLLPFQARRLALNMEIPTKLLNQAVKLMIGLYTAFVEKDASILEINPLVLTEDDKIMALDAKFNFDGNALYRHPDIVELRDFDEEDPKEIQASKYDLNYISLDGNIGCLVNGAGLAMATMDTISYYGGSPANFLDVGGGANTEKVTEAFKIILSDPNVKGIFINIFGGIMKCDVIAEGVVAAAKEVGLNVPLVVRLEGTNSKLGKEILNQSGLNIIGTTSMAEGAQKIIELVK
- the sucD gene encoding succinate--CoA ligase subunit alpha; protein product: MAIYVNKDTKVIVQGITGDTALFHTKQMLEYGTKIVAGVTPGKGGQIIEGVPVFNTVAEAKAATGANASVIFVPAPFAADAIIEAVEAELEFTCCITEHIPVLDMVKVKRYMEGKKTRLLGPNCPGLVTAEECKIGIMPGYILKKGHVGIVSRSGTLTYEAVHQLTEAGIGQTTAVGIGGDPVNGTSFVDVLKEFNEDPETYAVVMIGEIGGTAEEEAAAWIKENMRKPVVGFIAGQTAPPGKRMGHAGAIISGGKGTAKEKIKAMNDAGIEVAPTPSVIGETLIKVLKEKGLYEKCKTH